The following nucleotide sequence is from Anguilla rostrata isolate EN2019 chromosome 3, ASM1855537v3, whole genome shotgun sequence.
TAACAGTCAGGATGATCCAGTCGGTGCCATTTCCATTTCTGGTTCTGTTAATCTCAGGAGGACACTGCCTCCTGGCTGTGGCCAGAGACATCGATGACTTTCTCCTCTTGGGACAGGCATTGGATGAAGCACCAGGAGACACATTAGATAAGGTTAGGTGCAGTACAACTgtaacaattttttatttttattttttgttaattgtaatGTACCCATTTGTTCGGATTTGCAGGTAGCAAGAAGATTGTCTCTCGTGAAACATCCGAAGTGCTCCACTTTGAGCGGGGGACAAGCTATCGAGCTGATGGCCCAAGAGGGCAACAGGCTAAAGTTCCACTTTAAGTCTCCCATGGGGCAGCATTATGATTGCAATTTCTCTTTCGCTGGTTTCCGAAACCAGGTAACACAGGTGATAAGcaaaaaagaggaggatgaaggtaaaattattattcacaCCATAAATTGATATCAAATTAACACTTAAATAGTTTTGATCTTTGAACCCCTTGGATATTTCCACCTTTTGTAGCATGCTCTGAATCCAGCAACTTGTGCATGGGCTAGTCTGCTTTCCAGACTGACACATGATGTTGCAGTGTAAGAACGTACAGTTGTGATGGAATATTCCAAAACAGATTGAGTTTGGCACCAAATAAACATGGTGCAGTTGAGGTTTGCCCCCTGTGTTATATTAGGATTAAAGATTAAAGGTatactgtgcaggatttttaccttgaaaatataaaataatcatgctaaggcatatctatgatgcactggcaatctctgtctttagaCACTTTTGCCAAATTTGTGCTCCTTTACCTGATTTTGTTATTGGTATGGTTGGTTCAGCAACCCACCGCCTGTTCTCTTGCATACTTCTTATTTTCTTTCCGCCTAAATTTCTGCACACTGCTCCTCCTACACCTCTTAAGCTATAATTGCCATTCCAACTTATTTAGCTTGGTTCAGAGCGATGTGCTAGTTCAAAGCTTTTTGAAATTCCAAACAGTTTCCCAAAGTTTTTTGGGAAACAATTATCATAGAGAATGAATAGGGAATGGAAAGTAAATTGGAAAATGTTGAGCCATAGTACTTGTGATGCTTTTTCAGCCAATAAGGCACATAGTGTAAATTGAAAAGATGCCATTTTGTGACTGTGAAGCAAGCCAAGGCTTAACACCATAGCAGCCATCTTTCCAGGCCAGTGCAACTTTCAGAAATAcagtacatggccaaaagtatgtgaacacctgacatccaacatctcatccaaaattatggccattaatgtggtagagttggtccaccctttgctgctataacaacctccactcttctgggaaggtatTATAGTAGATGCTGGAGCATTGCTatagggatttgcttccattcagccaccaGAATAGCATTATTGAcattgggcactgattgggcagttgggcctggctcacagtcggcTTTCCAATTggtcccaaaggtgtttgatggggtctgtgcaggccatttaagttcttccacattgttcttgacaaaaccatcttgctgtgtgcccggggccattgtcttgctgaaaccagaaagggccttccccataTTGtcggggaagcacagaatcatctagaatgtcattgtatggtgtagcattaagatttcccttcactggaactaaggagcctagcccaaatcatgaaaaacagccccaggcctAGGGTTGTTTAGATACTTTCGGTCATGTAGTGTATTACAGAAATTCCACAGGGCATTAAAGAAAaattggtattttaaaaatactaagAAACAACTCTTACTACTAAGAGTGTCCTTAACTCTGAGAGACTAAATCTATGGTAATTTGCTTTTGATTTACAGGTATCCAGCCGGGGGAGATACTCTCATGTGTAAGTGACATAGCTGCAGCGGCTCAGTACACTGTGGCCTCTCACATTGCCAAGCGCACCCATCGAGCTATCCTTTTTTGCAAAGCAAAAGGGCTGTTACCTCAAAACAGCCCATCTCTGGTGAGACAATTTCTCatatctttttccttttttatttgttgaccTGTGTCATATAAGGTGCAcaactgtatttttcatttactgtttaGTATACAACTGTATTTTGTAGCTCCATTTTTAGAAATCCAAATAACTAATGCTTCCAGTAGGTGCATTGTTCAGTGTCATTAAATATGGACATGTTATCATTGGAAAGGCTCCCTATTTACCCAATacttaaaaagtgcaatgtTTCTTGAACCATTTCCTTTCCAGGTAGTATCTGGAGGAGTGGCCTGCAATCAGTATATTAGAAAGACTTTGCAAATTGTCACAGATGCAACCGGATTGGATTTACACTGTCCCCCAGCAAAGTTGTGCACTGACAATGGAGTCATGATTGCATGGTAAGTCaatgaaatgtacttttctAAAGTCTGCATAAACCATAGAGATCCCACCTCCagcatgttttctttctcttttgtctGCAGGAATGGGGTTGAAAAGCTAAGAAAAGGAAAGGGGATAGTGGCACACACTGCTAATATCAGATATGAACCTAAGTAAGTCTCAGGCCCCCTTGGGCCACtggttcctggagatctgctgccCTGTagtttttcactccaaccctaacaaagcacacctcattcaacagctagagatcttgttgagctgctaattagtagaatcaggtgtgccaaattagggctgaaatgaaaagcacacaggctggtagatctccaggaacatggttgggaaccactgccttGGACCGACAATGAGATTTTGGTGGATTTACTTTGCATGGCCTTCAGTTGATTGGAAAATATTGCTTACAGTCTTGTGTATATAGTGCCCATGTTAAACCAGTGAACACAGGGGTATGAGAACCTGACTTGAAGCAGTAGAGGGTGAGGTTTTGAgcgctgtgttttgtgttccagGGCACCTTTCGGCACAGACATAACTGGGCAGGTGAAGGAGGCGGAGATTAAAGTACCACCATTAAAACTGAAGATAAGccaatgaaaattttttttttttgtgtgtggtttttatctttcatatgtaaataaaaattgatgcACAGAAATACATGTCTAGCTCATTTACATACTTGTGACTTTTGCTACAAGAAGACCCCCATATTCAACACTCTGACATAAAAACTGTTCCAAGCGATTACTTTAAGGGATGGGGTTAGAAGTTGTAGCAAGTCAGTTAGGCAGACAGGTTAATATGAAACTATGGCATGAAAATATGATgtagccaaaataaataaataatatatttattggtGTGGtaagaaaaacatatttgacctctgaaaaataaaatgtatttttaatatattgcacagaataaacacacatatgattgcaagcatttttattttgctggaaaaaataaatggactCCAATGGGGAAATTGCACTGAATTTGTTCAGTGGGAAATTGGCTTTTTGAACGCAAATCACCAGAGGGCGACATTATATCCGGTGGTGAGgttgagaacttttttttttacaactttatttaaacttcaagaattacattttcaataacTATAgcttatatttaaaaacagtattGAATATTACAATAGAATCTTCAAGTAGATAACAAAAGCATCatcaaaagtttaaaaatattaatacactgaaaaaaaaactgactttgTCTTaatttccatgcatttaaaaattaaaattggaTGCTCAGGGGAGAAGAGTTGAGAACTGAAAGGTGGCCCCTTGGATTGTAAACGTGTACTTTGGTGACGTTCGCCAGGCTCAAGGTCTGTACGGAAGCAGAAATCAGGACAAGTAGTTTTCATGCTCGGACGCGAAAGGCTCATAATGCAACCTAAATGTTTATCTATAAGTAAGAAGTCGCGTTGCAGTATACCTTGTTAGCTGGTTGGGTAACCGCATGGGTAACTAGCTTAAAAGCATACTttgataatataatattaacTCCCTGCAACATATAGCAAGCTAACGCTAGATAACAGGCTAGCTACATGCTCTTCTGCGCAATACGATAATGAAAGCCGTTATTCTGGCCGCGGGCTACGGAACACGATTGCAGAGAGATGTCGAAAATGATACAACCGGAAAGTTCCAACACCTCATCGGAATCCCCAAACCGATGCTTCCTGTGGGAAACTGTGCTTTAATATCTCACTGGGTTAATGCATTTAACACAAGTGGGTGTGTGGATACCATCTTTGTTGTCGTGAGTATATAGCATCTCAGTCATTAGCAAATACTTAGTGATGCAAATTGGATCAAGTCAAACAGCTCACCCCTTCACAGCCCCCTAACTATTATCGGATCCAGATGCAATACAATAGAGCACCCATGCAATTGTGCAATGAAAAGGGGGAAAGTGATTTCACAGCAAAACTGTTACGTGTAAATCGTTCACAAAACTAAATTCCAATATTCCTCCTTCAAAAGTATTTTCCTTGGAACCTTGCACGTTAGTTTATATTCTGTGGTTTGACTGAAATGGTGAAGGCATTAAATTTATTAACTTCCCCTCAACAGACCAACCAACTTTACCATAACATATTTGAGGAGTGGGCACGGCCATTTCCAAATGTCAGAGTCCTTAGTGatggaacacaaaaaaatgaggtTGGTACTCTCTGAAATCTGTGTTAAAACCCCACTGTAGAATTGATTTAGCAGTCTCAGATTACTACTTACGAAATCTGCTCAATATGTTAccttttttgttatgttttgctACAATTGCACATTTTCATTCCAGGAACGCCTTGGTGCTGTAGCATGTCTTCAGCTCACAGTCAAACATTTTCGAATAGAGGACCACGTTATAGTTATCGGAGGGTAGGCATTCAATGTGAGGATGCATCTCTGCATGATACAATCCCCATTTCTGCTGGTATGCTGtgaatttaaatggattttgtaGTGCATTGTGTAATAAAGCCATTATTGAACATaagtttacaaaaaaattgtaattccCACAGGGACACCTTATTCAAGGAGGATTTCAGTCTCTCCAGATTCACGAATGAGTTTTTCCATCGAATGGAAAAATGTGATGATAGTAATTTGGTGCTGTCCTATCAGTGTAAAGATGAGGGTgagtgaaaacaacaaaaatttcaTTATACAGTCCACCAAAGTAAgtcaattttcattttatacattttgcttCTAATGTTGGTGATTTATATCTAAGTGAGAACTGAGAACTCAGTGATGTCTGATGCTTGTTAAGGGTTGTTGCACAGTGGCACTGGTGATGATACATGAATACCAACTCTTTGTTCCTCTCCTTCACAGAGACTTTGAAGTATGGTATTCTAGAAGTGGATGAAGACCTACGGGTTTGCTACATGAAGGAGAAGCCCAACCCCTCTGAAACAAACTCACGGAGAGCAGTAAGTCACAACCTTTACCATTTCATGATTTTGCTCTGACACATTCCCATGCACTTTATAATCCAGCTGCAATATTGCGCATGTTCTATGAGAAAATAGTCACATTTACCCACATGATGCATCGTCCTTAACCATGTCGCTTTGTCTGCAGTGcccctgcttttatttgttctCAAAGAAAAGCATTCCACTTCTGGATGAGTTCATCCATGAAAAGAAGGTAAAAATGTCTTGTGATCGGTCACATTGCTACTTTTTATATCCGTGTCATGATTAAGCATaatctgtgatgctcacatttgACAGGCCAAGCCTATTGAAGAGAAAGACGCACCTGGAAACTTTTTGTCTTGGCTGATACCAAGGTACTACTTCAGAAAAACATTGAATTACATCCATTTGGAttttcttatccagagtgatgtaAAATGTAGGAGAACAGAGGCTTTTTTATCCAATTAATATGAGCTATCATGCCAGACCTGGtcaacaacattcccagaccagtgagTACAGATGCAACATCCCTGAATCACTTGTGCAAGTTACCTACTATAACCAAGAACCAAAATTCTGACGACATAgattatgtactgtacataacaAACTCCAAAGTGAGAAACATATAACCTCAAAAATATAACCTAAAGCCATAAAATCTCCACCTCAAATTGGTACAAAAGTGTGAGTGCTAGGGGGCAGGGATGGGGggctttttgtttgtgtcttgcttttttttccccgctcaAGACAAAATGCAAATAGATCCTTTGATTAGTGGCTTTTATTTAATCTCCAttcttctcctttctctgcCACCAGAAAGCCTGTGTATGTTCATGAAGTATCCGGCCGATTTGATGTGGGAAACCTGCCTTCGTATATTGaatgtgacacatttttcaaagagCGTCTTTCAGGTGTGAAATCTTACTGGCAGTAGACTATGGCTGTGGTATTGTATAGTGGTTAGGGAGTGGAGATTAATACCTCAGGAATCCAGTTTCAGTTTTCGATATGAGTTCGACATTATAACCTTCAGGCAGGTGATTAACATGCATTATcccaaaaaagaacaattgTCAAATAATTGTCCTAATTCAGTAGAATcttcaaatattatttcaacTTTTCAATGAACCATAATGctgtattataaatataattgttcagtttaattttatATGAGAGAATTAAGATTTTCAAAGGCTCACTTTGACTTGTTTTTTCTTGCATAAACATTATCCAAGCACTTTCTGACAGAATGTAGTTCGGTAACAATCACTGCAGGTGCATGGACACGGCTATGCCAAGAAGCCTATCCATCGCTACCAAAAGGGTGTACTGTAATGCATGGAAGATTGTCAACAAGTTTAGGTCCTGTCTGATAAACCAAAGAATGTGGacacttttctctttctgaacaaaaacaaagatgctaGACGTGGATATGATAGTGgcattttctttgttcatttttagaaAAGTGACTATATCAGAAGGCTATTGTCACGTCCTgtgaatttgcatttgattctaaacataaaaaattaatttgtttctaTGATAGGCATGAAAGCCAGTAAGAAGTTTATATCCAGTTGCTCAAATAACAGTCTTACATGGCAGTAGTTTTCAcagcattgaaaataaatattttgtgtccTGAAATTTGAGTGATCGTTGACTTagttatataattatataagtATAAGTATCAGTGCTCTTGGGGGGTTTAGGGGCATGGTTCCCCATaagagacattttttaaaaatcactctGAAATGGTTAATTTTTGATGACCTCTGAGAGTAGAAAATGACTTTATTCAACAATTACAAAATCAAGGGTGAATGCATTttgccttaaaataaaatgtgtgattgAAGACCTCaacactaaattaaataaagatagGCGTGGAattataaaactttattttgttgaatttttaaaaaatgtatttggcaaGAGCAGGGGGAAATACTCTCATCTGGGGGACCAGCTCCAATTCTGAGGCCGGTGCCTTTGTCAAGGGCAATGGCCAGAATATACCTaacctgacatgcatgtctttaAATGTCGGAGGAAACCCATATGAACATAGGAagaacatgtaaactccacacagagtaTTCAGCTACCCGGGACTCAGACCCAGAACCTCCTTCTTGTGAAGCAGACAAGAAcagtgacaacaaaaaaaagaaacatagtCCACTATGTGAATttacatttcatgcattttgtttctAATACTGGTTATTTACATCCCAATGTTTACCGTAATTAAGTCTTTGTCCGTCTGTGATCCTTTTAAGGGGTTGTTGTACAGTAGTACTGACTATGAAACATTGATGCTGACACTTTGCTGACCTCCTTCTCACAGACCTTTAagtagattagattagattcaactttattgtcattgcacagagtacacaAGTATGGTCTATAAGTGAACAAATATGGCAAGGATACAAAAAATCTGACCCTTGAGGGCAGTactactgctggttttcattttccccctctaatcaggactgatttaaacccgGGACGCCAGGTCAGTTAAATCTCTGCTCAATCAGTGGCATCAATTGATCAATTAACTATCAcatagaaaagaaaaccagcagaactaCTGGCCCTTTAGGGCCACATTTGAGTATCCCTGACCTATGGATTCCCTAGGACATAGGGATGTCTTTGAATAGTGGCTTTCATTTAATCTCCACTCTTTTACCCTTGTTGCTCGACCAGAAAAGATGTGTACGCTCATGAAGTATCCGGCTGATTACATGTGGGGAAACCTGCCTACCTatactgacatttttttcaaagaggTTCTTTCAAGCGTGAAATGTTCGTAAGTGGTTAGGGAGCAGAACTTATTACCTGAAGGATACAGGTTCAGTTGTGAtgcaggggcctcatttatgaAACGGATTtacgatcaattttgatctgaagtatgacttacgcagaaaaccaCATACAAGTAGTTGTTCATAAAACCTCactttgacgtggaaatgatcttatctctacACAAAGTCTAGACCTGACGCAAGTGATGTTCCTGCTGCTTATGTAGGGGCattgcagtttgggacgcatATACGTCCAAGCCTGTagtgaactttgcattagctttttGCTGCCCCACCTCGTTCACTGCAGCAGCGACACACTCCCAAGCTACCcgtttggctttgtttgtcaacCCAAATCGCTGATTGGaaggcacgttcaggtgccgtcaattttatgttaatttgagatttatagatcacaggtgcctaagttacaaatgggcttcttagaacctgcgtaagcaaggtttttatgcttagtatcttttatgaatcgaacgtaAGCGCACCGTCGGAAATGATCTTGAaactaagttcaagtataaatctaagaacatttttataaatgaggcctcAGGTGattaacataaaaatgttactccaaaataaaaattccagcAGTATGAAAAAGACATGTAAAATGTTTCCACCAACGAGCAATGTAGTCTACAAGACAAAATAATGTGATGATGCATCTGAAATGGTGTTTTGTTTATGTTCTTCTAACACAGTAGAATGAATATTAACATCAGTTTATGTcttcaaatattatttcaacTACTAAATGAAGCCAGTTCTAAATGAGtactcagtttatttttaaatggcagaataaaaactaaatggcagaaaaaaataaaaagggtcCCTTGTTTTTCTGTGATAAGCTCATCTGAATATGACCTGAAGATTAATTATAGAACCTAAGCCATCATGGATTCAGTAACATTTATTAAAGACTTTACACTGTGTAGAgattattaaaatgcatgtcgATTTAAGCTGTGTGGAGTCTGTCACATTTGTCAGAGGCCCTTTCGCGGCCATTCTCCAGCTTGGCGATTCGGGAACCAAACTGCATGGCTCTTTTGGGCAAAGTGGCTGAGGGACCCAGGCCCAGCTCTCGGGCTGCCAGCCTCAGTAGAAGCTTCTCCCCCAGACCCCGAGGCAGAGAAAGATCCGCCTTCTCCCACACTGGCAGGCCATTCAAGAAACTAACCACGTTCTCATCCAAGAAGGGGAACCTGAaccaaaaaaaccaacaacaatcataatcctctctgtgtgctgaacCTACAATTGTTAATTGAGCTAgaacaatgtttttctttttggccactgtattttaaaattttttaagcCCAGTTCAGACTGCCTAATCACAAATGCATGCCCATTGTATCACCAAAACATCCCCCACTAATATGGAAAAACATAGGTTGGCATTTGGGTACCCGCTCCAGAGCTTGCAACAAACATGCAACTAATTTTCTCTCAGCAGTCCGCCAACTGGACAGTGCAGTCTTTGTCCCAGAGAATGACAGTTAGTCAAGCTGATGCAGGCAGCAGGTGCCCTACAACCAGTTATATGTAATAAGGCTATGAAAACCATACAAATGGCTTCCTTCCTTCTGTGGATAACTGCTGGGAAGATTTTGCACCAACAAGGGCCAGGATTTAATTCCAACACAAAGTAGGTCCCCCCAAGTGTTTTGCCACTTGCCTGGCTTCTTTCCCGTGGTCCCCGATGATCCGGTCGTCCCTGCCGAGGTTCCGGGTGGAGATTCTCTCCAGCTCCATGGCCAGCTCTTCGACCAGGCCGTCCAGGCCGGCAGTGTTGTAGCGGACGCGGTGTCGGGAGTACCCAGCCAGCTGCTCATCGGCCCCTATGCCCGTCAATACCACCTGTTAAGGCACATCAGCAGAGAGGCCTCCTCACCCAGTGACCTCCACAGACgttcatttcacacatttacgGCCCAGGGTGGACTCCAGGTGCAAGATTTGTGgaacatgcaaaaatattgaaaaaatgattCTGGTTTATAGTTTATTGAACCAGTTGGTTTTACTACATTGGAACCCAAGAGAGTTGTGCACAAGAACCACTTTTTCCCACTAATGTTAGGTTTAAAAGTTTACATTAAAGGGGAAGGTTATATATCTGACCTTTGCAGCGGAAGTGTACGCTTTCTGTTCTGTGCCCTCCATCACTGCGCCGACTCCCCTGGCGGcaaaccacacagcacagccaatgcTGTCATCGAGCACAGTCTCCAGGGGATAAACAAGATGACTAATGTTTTTCAATCTCATTTCCTGGAGCTCGTCGCGGGTGACGTTGATTTCAACAAAGTTCCACCTTCGGTCTGGGTTTAGTGCTTGCAGTTCCTTCAGACTGGCCCTGCCAGTAAGTCGGTCAGGTACTCCAAAGGCATCGGATACCACAAGTTCTGTAGGACCAGCAGAGGTGTCAATGGGTTTTAACTTGTTGCCCTTATGTTTTTTAGATGTCTCCTGCTTCTTTGGTTCCTGTAGTTTGAAGGCCACGTTTAGAAGATCGATAGCTTTCCCATCCGGGATGTGGCGGTCAGCTAATGCAGCAAGAACCACGGAGTCGATCCCACCAGAAAAAAGTATGGCAATATCCACTCTCTCATGGGATGGTCGTGGCACTGTCATTTCACCAGGAAGACACTGCACACGCCTCCGCACTGCCTCACTCAACACTTCAATGAGCTGGCTAAcagttttcctcttttccccACACTCCAACAATGAATTCAAGTCTTCAGCAGAGGGGTGAGGGTTAGAAGTATGCCGTGTAAGAGGAAGAATCTCAGTGACCATTCTGTTCAAAGAAGAAACTGGAGCACAAAGAAAAAGTCCAGAGTCATTCATTGTTACAGATGCCCAACTGGACAAACCCTCCCACTTGAACTTGTGACCGGTGGGTGGAGGAACATTGCCTGCATAAATCCACGGGTACACCTCTAAAGTCAGCGTGCCGTGATCAGCCAATGCTCTTAAATTCATCCGGTAAACCCCAACTGCTGGAACTTCCTGCCACTGTGGGTCACCAACACAGGGAACTGCGGCTGCTACAGACGACAGGACCACCAACCTCTCCTCAGCACTGCACTGCCAGAGCAGGCTCCGCCGGCCGAAGAAGTCTCTGCCAAACCAGAGGCAATGCTGGGCTGCCTGGTAATAAATGAAAGCCCAGGGCCCTTGAATGCTGGACAGGACTGATAGGACCTCTTCAGGTTGCTCGCTACGGGAAAGGTACTGGGCCAGAACCTGGGTGTCGTTTTCCTCCCGCCCCACAGGTAGACCGCCGAATACCTCCCCGTTCCAGAGGAACACATTCCCACTGTCATCTTCTGCTGGCTGAGGAGTCATGGGACCTCTCAAGTGTAGAACATGGGCAGAAAACAGGCAGTGGTAACATAGGCCTTTATTTGTAATCATAGTTTTTCTGATGTCCTGACTGTAGCAGggccctctctttctcaagTTTTCATACACGCGCGTCTCCAAGGGTGAACACGAGGAGGATGCACTCACCGCACAGCAGATTCCACACATCCTGTTAAATTGTGTTTTAGTTCTACATGTCTTGGTAATCCTTTTTCATTCTGTCCAGTGACTCTGATGAAGGGAGCAAAATAAGTTGCATTTTAATGGTCATGTTGTGCATCAAAAACAGGGACACTGCAGGCTTTTACccataatttcaaaaataacaaataaaaacccCATCAGAATAGCTTGATTTGTCTACTTACTTTTGCAGGCACTGAGGGCCTCTCCTTTCTcagccaaaaagaaaatgttgctATTGGACTGCTGCACGTAAACTCTCTGCAGAAGAAATATTGAGTAATAAACATATATTTCTGATTCTCTGAAAATGCTATACAACAGTACTTCGGCTTGTCTTATCAACATGTATGGTATTaccaattcaaataaattaaataataaaaacaaaattcaatttggtgagttcagcaatcacttAGACACAGACTTTGCCATGAAAAATTAATGACAAGTTAATGATAAATGACAAACATAACTACCAAAAATTTTAAGAAAACTACCAAAAGCATTTATTAGCCTAAGCAGGTGAATAGGCTGCTATTAATAGGTTAAACAACCTTAGTCATTCAGGTGGCTTTATCCAATTACAggataataattacaaatacaGGAGTAGAAAACGATCACTTCATTTGTTAATTATGTTTACTCTCCAAACAGACATACGTCTAGCTAACATAATTAATGAGACGGATATCCCCCGTAccctgtttttcttcagatttgaCAGTTCGTCGACCACAATCTTCTGTTCTTTTATCTGAATAAAAGAAACGCCATACATAAGCAAACACGGCACTTCATCTGTAATAACGCGGGGGTCGTCCAAAATATATGGTATAACACCGACATGTGAAGTATAATCATTGGAGTAACTGTGTGGATAAGCTTGGTAGAACCTAGCGTTAGCTAGCAAATATGAAACTATTCGAACGCAGTAAGCCAAGACGTTGCGCAGTGAGTTCCCCGACGTTTCTCTCAGCTGCTTACCGTTTTATTTAATTCTtctttaagtgtattttctctTTGTGAATCATCTTCCCTCGCTTGATGACATTTGGAAGCCATATCTTAAGCAAGAATGAAAGCCTACCATCCACGTAACTCAGATAAAACACGCCAaacagtatatctaaaacgcgcacatgcacaggaCACCTTAGGACGGTGCATAAAGTAGGTGGAGCTTTATATGAATAGTTGCGTATGAAACAAGCGACAATAACAAAAAACTTCCGgtcaaaaaattattaaaaaagtcaaaataaaagctcGAATTGGTTCTTACGTTGATACATTTGTTTTACTACTGGACTAACATTAAAGTAATCAGCGCGTATTATCGCTTaactacagcacactgtatcTTGTAGGTTATctagtaataaataaatgtcaccaGTGAAACCAAACTAATTATGCTATTTCCATAGTTGATTATATTTATTGTCACCTAAAGTCATCAACT
It contains:
- the LOC135250382 gene encoding ASNSD1 upstream open reading frame protein-like — translated: MASKCHQAREDDSQRENTLKEELNKTIKEQKIVVDELSNLKKNRRVYVQQSNSNIFFLAEKGEALSACKKSLDRMKKDYQDM